Proteins encoded by one window of Salvia splendens isolate huo1 chromosome 7, SspV2, whole genome shotgun sequence:
- the LOC121742305 gene encoding vacuolar protein sorting-associated protein 41 homolog: MWAKENGIEGDDEREEESEEDNSDEEEEEEPRLKYQRMGGSVPTLLQSDAASCIAVSERMIALGTHSGSVHILDFLGNQVKEFIAHTAAVNDLCFDIEGEYIGSCSDDGSVVINSLFTEERLKFEYHRPMKAIALDPDYVRKASRRFVTGGLAGHLYYNVKKWIGYRDQVLHSGEGPIHSVKWRNSLIAWANDAGVKVYDAANDQRLTFIERPRGSPRPELLLPHLVWQDDNLLVIGWGTSIKIVSIRNNQNRANDTYKNLQMSSLNKVDIVASFQTSYFISGIAPFGDSLVILAYVPVEEDGEKDFSSATPSRQGNAQRPEVRVVTQNNDELSTDALPIHGFEHYKAKDYSLAHSPFSGSSYSGGQWAAGNEPLYYIVSPKDVVIAKPRDTEDHISWLLQHGRHEKALAAVEAGQGRSELHEEVKLKYLDSLIVEHKYAEAASRCPKLLRGSAAWERWVFHFAHLRQLPVLVPYIPTENPRLRDTAYEVALVALATNPSFHKDLPSIIRTWPHNIYSASPVISAIEPQLNTSSSTDALKEALAELYVIDGQYEKAFSLYADLMKPNLFDFIEKHNLHDGIREKVAQLMMIDCKRAISLFIHHRDIVSPSDVVSQLVAAKTKCDYRQFLHLYLHSLFESNPHAGRDFHDMQVELYADYDPKMLVPFLRSSQHYTLEKAHEICVKRGLLKEQVFILGRMGNAKQALTVIINKLGDIEEAIEFVSNQHDDELWEELIKQCMNKPEMVGVLLEHTVGNLDPLYIVNRVPNGLEIPRLRDRLVKIITDYRTETSLRHGCNEILKADCVNLLIKCYKEARRAIYLGNEEDESHNKSNNKNSASHPAKRYVSVRTTEVKSKSRCGARCCICFDPFSIQDVAIYAFFCCHAYHETCLSDSIISISRQTKPATPPPRDNLQYYSDNGDDNDDDDDSVDDARIRCILCTTAAG; this comes from the exons ATGTGGGCGAAGGAGAACGGAATCGAGGGCGATGACGAGCGAGAAGAGGAATCTGAAGAAGACAACTctgacgaggaggaagaggaagagccGCGCCTCAAGTACCAGCGTATGGGCGGCAGCGTCCCCACTCTCTTACAGAGCGACGCCGCCTCGTGCATCGCCGTTTCCGAGCGCATGATCGCTCTCGGCACTCACTCCGGCTCCGTCCACATTCTCGATTTCCTCGGGAATCAA GTTAAAGAATTCATTGCTCATACTGCTGCAGTTAACGATCTTTGCTTCGATATCGAAGGTGAATATATTGGAAGCTGCTCCGATGATGGTTCTGTTGTAATAAATAGTCTTTTTACTGAGGAAAGATTGAAATTTGAGTATCATCGTCCTATGAAGGCAATTGCTTTAGACCCGGATTATGTGAGAAAAGCATCCAGAAGATTTGTTACTGGAGGTTTAGCTGGCCATTTATATTATAACGTGAAGAAATGGATAGGTTATCGAGACCAG GTCCTGCACTCTGGTGAAGGCCCAATTCATTCAGTAAAGTGGAGAAATAGTCTCATCGCCTGGGCTAATGACGCTGGTGTAAAAGTTTATGATGCTGCTAATGATCAACGTTTAACATTCATAGAAAGACCAAGAGGAAGCCCACGTCCCGAGCTGCTGCTTCCCCATTTAGTTTGGCAG GATGACAATTTGCTAGTCATTGGATGGGGAACATCTATTAAAATAGTATCAATAAGAAACAATCAGAATAGAGCTAATGACACTTACAAGAATTTGCAAATGTCTAGCTTGAACAAGGTGGATATTGTGGCGTCTTTTCAAACCAGCTATTTCATTTCTGGGATTGCGCCCTTTGGTGATTCTTTGGTTATTCTAGCATATGTCCCTGTGGAAGAAGATGGGGAGAAGGACTTCAGCAGTGCTACTCCTTCACGTCAG GGAAATGCTCAGAGACCTGAAGTGCGAGTTGTCACTCAGAACAATGATGAACTGTCAACTGATGCACTGCCAATACATGGCTTTGAGCATTACAAGGCCAAAGATTATTCCCTTGCACATTCTCCATTCTCAG GTAGCAGTTATTCAGGTGGTCAATGGGCTGCTGGAAATGAACCCTTGTACTATATTGTTTCCCCCAAGGATGTAGTCATTGCTAAGCCTAG GGATACTGAAGATCATATATCTTGGCTACTCCAGCATGGGCGTCATGAGAAAGCCTTGGCCGCAGTTGAAGCTGGTCAGGGTCGAAGTGAGCTTCATGAGGAG gtaaaattaaaatatcttgACAGTCTCATTGTGGAACATAAATATGCTGAAGCGGCTTCTCGCTGTCCCAAACTACTGCGAGGATCAGCTGCATGGGAAAG GTGGGTTTTCCATTTCGCTCACCTCCGTCAGCTTCCTGTATTGGTTCCATACATACCAACAGAAAATCCAAGGTTACGCGACACTGCATACGAG GTTGCTCTTGTTGCTTTGGCGACGAATCCATCATTCCACAAAGATCTCCCGTCTATTATCAGAACCTGGCCACATAATATATATTCGGCTTCGCCTGTTATCTCAGCTATAGAACCACAGCTAAATACTTCATCATCAACTGATGCTCTCAAAGAG GCTCTGGCCGAGTTGTATGTGATTGATGGACAATATGAGAAGGCGTTCAGCTTGTATGCCGAT CTTATGAAGCCGAATTTGTTCGACTTCATTGAAAAGCACAATTTGCATGATGGCATTCGTGAAAAG GTTGCCCAGCTGATGATGATAGACTGTAAACGTGCAATTTCACTGTTTATCCATCACAGGGACATCGTAAGCCCATCTGATGTAGTTTCACAACTTGTGGCTGCAAAGACCAAGTGTGATTACCGACAGTTTTTACATCTCTACTTGCATTCATTGTTTGAGTCAAATCCTCATGCTGGGAGGGATTTCCATGACATGCag GTTGAACTGTATGCTGATTATGACCCAAAAATGCTGGTTCCCTTTCTACGGAGTAGTCAGCATTATACATTGGAAAAG gcTCATGAAATTTGTGTCAAAAGAGGACTTTTGAAAGAGCAAGTTTTCATCCTTGGAAGAATGGGAAATGCAAAACAAGCATTGACAGTAATCATTAATAAATTGGGTGATATAGAAGAG GCCATAGAATTTGTAAGTAATCAACACGATGATGAACTCTGGGAAGAGCTGATTAAGCAGTGTATGAACAAACCTGAGATG GTTGGGGTATTATTGGAGCATACTGTTGGCAATCTTGATCCCCTGTATATTGTAAACAGGGTGCCCAATGGCTTGGAGATACCTCG GCTGCGAGACCGTCTGGTGAAAATCATCACTGACTACAGGACTGAAACCTCTCTCAGACATGGATGTAATGAGATTCTGAAG GCAGATTGCGTTAACTTGCTGATCAAGTGCTACAAGGAAGCAAGGCGGGCTATATACTTGGGCAACGAAGAAGACGAGTCCCACAACAAAAGCAACAATAAAAACAGTGCCTCTCATCCAGCCAAGAGATATGTCAGCGTCAGAACCACAGAGGTCAAGTCAAAAAGCAGGTGCGGCGCAAGGTGTTGCATTTGCTTCGATCCATTCTCCATACAGGATGTGGCGATATATGCTTTCTTTTGCTGCCATGCATACCACGAGACATGTCTCTCGGATTCCATCATTTCGATTAGCAGACAAACGAAGCCAGCAACCCCCCCTCCCCGGGACAACCTCCAGTATTATAGTGACAATGGTGATGACAATGATGACGATGATGACAGTGTCGATGATGCTAGGATACGTTGCATCTTGTGTACAACTGCTGCTGGTTAA